The Syntrophaceae bacterium genomic interval TGGGGGGCATCTCGTCCACTTCGTACATGTGTTCCATCTGCGGCTCCAGCCAGGTTGTGGCCCAGCGGTAGACCTGATCCTCGAGCATCCTCTGTTCTTCGGTGAAACTGAAATCCAAAGCCATAACTCTTACCTCCCTTTATTGAAGTGTGAAAAAATTCAAACCAGCGGCGGAACCTGCGGAAAGGTCCTCAACTTGCACGAACTAACCATCTCCCTTCGTTTATGCTACACGCACGCTGATTCTGGTTGCGGTTTCGAAACGGGGTGCCGGAGGCACCGTCCTTTTCCTGCCAAGTGTTCCTTTTCGCATCATAGGGAAGGGTGAAACGCCAGGCGCAAAACCACTCCTCCGGATGGGTATCCGGCGGGCAGCCGACACATTCCGTGCGGATCCGGTCGTCGATGGCCTTGGAGAACATCCTGTATTTCACAAGGCCTGCTGATTTACAAGGGTAATCTTCCAAACTCCGCCTATTCCTGGCCAATTGGCCCCGGCAGTCGTTCATCTGGATCTTATAGCCGTTTTCACGGGCAACCTTCAAAATCGGAACGGCTATCTCCATACCGATCTTGTGCTCCATTTCCGTGAATCGCTGGACGTGATGAAAAATAGCTCGATGAAGGGTATCGACGACAAACCTCAC includes:
- a CDS encoding acyl-CoA dehydrogenase; its protein translation is MALDFSFTEEQRMLEDQVYRWATTWLEPQMEHMYEVDEMPP